In the genome of Desulfovibrio desulfuricans, one region contains:
- a CDS encoding serine/threonine protein phosphatase, whose amino-acid sequence MKNFLSHSGVLAALILALPLMAFAPGVAEAAQAPAAKKKAEQPAPASVNVYEKQPPVTDKELLDFLELLPQFRTWAKSSNEEAHPILRNGKADFLYSPSAAAWVQAHNWNPVRFFCVMGRMAAALSIVEEGNDMAGARSKDMPEVSESELALARRHLGTMLKAGGDAPPINK is encoded by the coding sequence ATGAAGAATTTTTTATCACACTCAGGCGTCCTAGCGGCGCTTATTCTGGCCCTGCCGCTGATGGCTTTTGCCCCCGGCGTGGCTGAGGCCGCACAGGCTCCCGCTGCCAAAAAAAAAGCGGAACAACCCGCCCCCGCCAGCGTCAACGTGTATGAAAAACAGCCGCCGGTGACGGACAAGGAACTGCTGGACTTCCTGGAGTTGCTGCCCCAGTTCCGTACCTGGGCCAAGAGCAGCAACGAGGAGGCGCACCCCATACTGCGCAACGGCAAGGCGGACTTTTTGTATTCGCCCAGCGCCGCCGCCTGGGTGCAGGCGCATAACTGGAACCCCGTACGCTTTTTTTGCGTCATGGGCCGCATGGCCGCCGCCCTGTCCATCGTGGAAGAAGGTAACGACATGGCTGGTGCGCGTTCCAAGGACATGCCCGAGGTCTCCGAGAGCGAGCTTGCCCTTGCAAGAAGGCATCTCGGCACCATGCTCAAGGCTGGCGGCGATGCGCCGCCCATAAACAAATAG
- the glpX gene encoding class II fructose-bisphosphatase, which yields MAEAPEKNLALDIVRITEAAALASARWLGRGDKEAGDGAAVDAMRVSFATLSIDGLVIIGEGEKDNAPMLFNGEKVGKGCGPSLDVAVDPVEGTNLLAYGRPNAISVVGVAPRGSMFNPGPSYYMQKLVVAREARDVIDLDAPVKDNLFNVAKSMGKSVQDLVVFVLDKPRHEKLIAEIRQAGARIQLQTDGDVAGALMAVDPRSEVDIMMGTGGTPEGVLAACAIKGMGGQLLARLDPQSYVEKEAITEAGIDAREVLTVHDLVRSDDCFFAATGISGGDFLRGVRYSAKHAVTHSLVLRGKTGTLRYVESYHNMDRLSKISAVRY from the coding sequence GGGAGACAAGGAAGCCGGAGACGGCGCTGCCGTTGACGCCATGCGCGTCAGCTTCGCCACCCTCAGCATTGACGGCCTGGTCATTATCGGCGAAGGCGAAAAAGACAATGCCCCCATGCTCTTTAACGGCGAAAAAGTCGGCAAGGGCTGCGGCCCCAGCCTCGACGTGGCCGTTGACCCCGTGGAGGGCACAAATCTGCTGGCCTATGGCCGTCCCAACGCCATCTCTGTTGTAGGTGTCGCCCCGCGCGGCAGCATGTTCAATCCCGGCCCCAGCTACTACATGCAAAAGCTCGTGGTGGCCCGGGAGGCTCGCGACGTGATCGATCTCGACGCGCCGGTCAAAGACAATCTGTTCAATGTGGCCAAGTCCATGGGCAAAAGCGTGCAGGACCTTGTGGTCTTTGTGCTCGACAAGCCCCGGCACGAAAAACTCATCGCTGAGATCCGCCAGGCCGGAGCGCGCATCCAGCTGCAGACAGACGGCGACGTCGCCGGCGCGCTGATGGCTGTTGATCCCCGCTCCGAGGTGGACATCATGATGGGTACGGGCGGCACTCCTGAAGGCGTGCTGGCCGCTTGCGCCATCAAGGGCATGGGCGGACAGCTGCTGGCCCGTCTTGACCCGCAGTCGTATGTGGAAAAAGAGGCCATCACCGAGGCTGGCATCGACGCCCGCGAGGTGCTTACAGTTCACGATCTGGTGCGCAGCGACGACTGCTTCTTCGCGGCCACCGGTATTTCCGGCGGCGACTTTCTGAGGGGCGTGCGCTACAGCGCAAAGCACGCCGTGACGCATTCGCTGGTCTTGCGCGGCAAGACCGGTACGTTGCGGTATGTGGAGTCTTACCATAATATGGACAGACTCTCGAAAATCAGCGCGGTTCGGTATTGA